A window from Candidatus Gracilibacteria bacterium encodes these proteins:
- the rpiB gene encoding ribose 5-phosphate isomerase B — translation MKVYIGADHAGFPLKEILREHIKGQGHEVIDLGTFNEDSVDYPDLAREVGEKVRENRESRGVLVCGTGIGVAIAANKLKGIRAANVHDRSEAELSRKHNNANIVTIGGRVMDEDTAKGVVDIFLSTAFEGGRHEARIAKITAIENEE, via the coding sequence ATGAAGGTTTATATTGGGGCCGATCACGCTGGGTTTCCTCTTAAAGAAATTTTGCGTGAGCATATAAAAGGGCAGGGGCATGAGGTGATTGATCTTGGGACTTTTAACGAAGACTCTGTGGATTACCCGGACTTGGCAAGGGAGGTGGGGGAAAAAGTGCGGGAAAATCGGGAGAGCCGCGGCGTTTTGGTGTGTGGCACGGGTATTGGGGTGGCGATTGCCGCTAATAAGCTCAAAGGTATTCGTGCCGCCAATGTGCACGACCGCAGCGAGGCCGAGCTTTCCAGAAAACACAACAATGCCAATATTGTGACGATTGGAGGACGAGTGATGGATGAAGACACCGCAAAAGGAGTGGTGGACATCTTTTTAAGTACCGCTTTTGAAGGTGGACGGCATGAGGCTCGCATCGCAAAAATAACCGCCATTGAGAATGAAGAATAA